A region from the Alnus glutinosa chromosome 5, dhAlnGlut1.1, whole genome shotgun sequence genome encodes:
- the LOC133868607 gene encoding vesicle-associated protein 4-2, with the protein MAIADQKSSSDGKAWNFFKLPFLHSGTSHPNTSSSSSTQNAHYQNTGNNYPLVDGGSNSVSSVARSLLPARRRLKLDPSNKLYFPYEPGKQVRSAVRIKNTSKSPVAFKFQTTAPKSCFMRPPGAILAPGESIIATVFKFVEQPENNEKPEKSKLKFKIMSLKVKGVTDYVPELFDEQKDQVAVEQILRVVFLDPERSTPALEKLKRQLAEAEAALEARKKPPEDAGPRIVGEGLVIDEWKERRERYLARQQVEGVDSV; encoded by the exons ATGGCCATAGCTGACCAGAAGTCTTCGTCCGACGGAAAAGCCTGGAACTTCTTCAAGCTACCGTTCCTTCACTCGGGGACTAGTCACCCCAACACCTCGTCGTCTTCGTCGACCCAAAACGCTCATTACCAGAATACTGGCAACAACTATCCTCTGGTCGATGGAGGCTCAAACTCGGTCTCTTCGGTCGCCAGGTCGCTCCTCCCGGCTCGGCGTCGGCTCAAGCTTGATCCGTCCAATAAGCTCTACTTTCCCT atgAACCTGGCAAACAGGTCAGAAGTGCTGTTAGGATTAAAAACACGAGCAAGTCCCCTGTAGCTTTTAAG TTCCAAACAACTGCACCAAAAAGCTGTTTCATGCGTCCTCCTGGGGCTATTCTTGCTCCTGGTGAAAGTATCATAGCAACTG TGTTCAAGTTTGTGGAGCAGCCAGAGAACAATGAAAAACCGGAAAAGAGCAAGCTTAAGTTTAAAATAATGAGCCTGAAAGTTAAAGGAGTAACAGATTATGTGCCTGAGCTG TTTGATGAGCAGAAGGACCAAGTGGCAGTAGAGCAGATACTGCGAGTTGTTTTTCTAGATCCAGAGCGATCTACCCCC GCCCTGGAAAAGTTGAAGCGCCAGTTAGCTGAGGCTGAAGCTGCACTTGAGGCGCGTAAGAAGCCTCCGGAAGATGCAGGTCCAAGGATTGTTGGGGAAGGGCTCGTCATAGATGAATGG AAAGAGCGGAGGGAAAGATACCTTGCTCGACAGCAGGTTGAAGGGGTAGACTCGGTATAG
- the LOC133869947 gene encoding serpin-ZX-like — protein MDCQDPLSNLVLRVSTSQISQTLVDLRESISNQTDVALGITKRLLLNEGRHSNVVFSPSSINVCLSMIAAGSNGPTLDQLLSFLKSNSNDQLQSLASKLIAVVFGDGEPRGGPRLSFANGVWVDRSLSLKPSFKQVVDNAYKAALDQADFQTKAAEARSEVNSWAEKETSGLIKEVLPLGSVDSLTRLVLANALYFKGTWNQKFDALETKESDFYLLNGSSVQVPFMTSKKKQDASAFDGFKVLRLPYEQGEDDRRFSMYFFLPDAMDGLPSLVEKVGSGSRFLHRHLPREKIELGVFRIPRFKISFGFEASNVMKELGLVFPFCATGDLTEMVDSEVGHALYVSSMFQKSFIEVNEEGTEAAAVTAAAFVQTCARRIEKLDFIADHPFLFLVKEDTSGMVLFIGHVLNPIAIPPPLAKQNESDLPHVAIPPPPAKHIERERFFMEKKMDGFGVSGHVRGLSLDSHTTSSSRSGTTDFSD, from the coding sequence ATGGACTGCCAGGACCCTCTCTCGAATTTGGTGTTGCGAGTTTCGACCTCTCAAATTAGTCAAACACTAGTAGACCTCCGGGAGTCGATTAGCAACCAAACTGACGTCGCTTTGGGGATCACGAAGCGGCTACTGCTGAACGAAGGCAGGCACTCGAACGTGGTGTTCTCACCGTCGTCAATCAACGTGTGCCTGAGCATGATCGCGGCGGGGTCCAACGGCCCTACCCTGGACCAGTTGCTCTCCTTCTTGAAGTCAAATTCTAACGACCAGCTCCAGTCCTTGGCTTCCAAGCTCATAGCCGTGGTCTTCGGGGACGGTGAACCCAGAGGGGGGCCCCGCTTGTCCTTCGCCAATGGGGTTTGGGTCGACAGGTCTCTGTCTCTCAAACCTTCTTTCAAACAGGTTGTTGACAATGCTTATAAGGCTGCTTTGGATCAAGCTGATTTTCAGACCAAAGCTGCTGAAGCTAGAAGTGAAGTAAATTCATGGGCTGAAAAGGAGACTAGTGGCCTTATCAAAGAGGTTCTTCCTCTTGGGTCAGTTGACAGCTTGACCAGGCTCGTCCTTGCTAATGCACTGTACTTCAAAGGAACTTGGAACCAGAAGTTTGATGCATTAGAAACAAAAGAATCTGATTTCTACCTTCTGAATGGGAGCTCAGTACAAGTGCCGTTCATGACAAGCAAAAAGAAGCAGGATGCTAGTGCCTTTGATGGGTTCAAAGTCCTTCGACTTCCTTATGAGCAAGGTGAGGATGATCGCCGCTTTTCCATGTACTTCTTTCTTCCAGATGCAATGGATGGGTTGCCATCTCTGGTAGAGAAAGTGGGTTCTGGATCTAGGTTCTTACATCGCCACCTTCCACGCGAAAAAATAGAGCTGGGTGTCTTCAGGATCCCAAGGTTTAAGatttcttttgggtttgaagCTTCCAATGTCATGAAGGAACTAGGACTGGTATTCCCTTTCTGTGCTACAGGAGATTTGACAGAAATGGTCGATTCAGAAGTAGGTCATGCCCTATATGTTTCAAGCATGTTTCAGAAATCCTTCATTGAGGTTAATGAAGAAGGCACAGAAGCTGCTGCTGTCACAGCCGCCGCCTTTGTACAAACGTGCGCGCGCCGCATTGAAAAGCTAGACTTTATTGCTGACCACCCATTTTTGTTCCTGGTCAAAGAAGATACGAGTGGCATGGTGCTGTTCATTGGACATGTGCTCAATCCTATTGCAATTCCACCGCCACTTGCCAAACAAAACGAATCGGATCTTCCACACGTTGCAATTCCACCCCCACCGGCAAAACACATTGAGAGGGAGAGATTCTTTATGGAAAAGAAGATGGATGGTTTTGGTGTGAGTGGCCATGTGAGAGGCCTCTCATTAGACAGTCACACGACCAGTAGCTCGCGCAGTGGAACCACCGATTTCAGTGACTGA